A part of Candidatus Hydrogenedentota bacterium genomic DNA contains:
- a CDS encoding MFS transporter, with protein sequence MRFKDTLSYGMGGLSMNFCDMVFLQWLYVRYAPHDQPHLVPPALIGLFILLGRITEAVYGPFVGHWSDGFRSSSGRRLPFIRRGLPCLAAAIFLMWMPPIPHAHWLNALYLFVMIEVYLICYDSVVTPYLSLMPELTSDFRQRVNLTTMQAVFIMLGALLFAGVGFVVHWGGWRVLGVVVAGLTVLFMLPVAVRLRERNAGATPAGDRLGFIEGLRLTLGNRAFLYVVLSTSCYWYGLDSVMKLLPLWTTGYLGRGEDTVSLLMVPFLVMNVAFFFVVNVLAKRHGKYAVMMLTFGATTLAFAMFGVTGLLPLGSPFVQTVFVIAFAGMAIAGFMVLPFAVLSDVIDYDEKLTGRRREAIYFGFQGSFQKLSLGISSLLFGVLAYGPDGAVSVQGLRSVALLAAGISVIGIVIFIGYPLREREGTVVSIRETMRP encoded by the coding sequence ATGCGTTTCAAGGACACGTTGTCGTACGGGATGGGCGGTTTGTCCATGAATTTCTGCGACATGGTGTTTCTTCAATGGCTATATGTCCGGTATGCTCCGCACGATCAGCCGCATCTGGTCCCGCCCGCGTTGATTGGCTTGTTCATTTTGCTGGGCCGGATCACGGAAGCGGTCTACGGACCGTTTGTCGGGCACTGGAGCGACGGATTCCGGTCGTCGTCCGGGCGACGCTTGCCGTTTATCCGGCGGGGCTTGCCCTGCCTGGCTGCGGCGATCTTCCTGATGTGGATGCCGCCGATTCCTCATGCGCATTGGCTGAACGCGCTATATCTGTTCGTGATGATCGAAGTGTATCTCATCTGTTACGACAGCGTCGTGACGCCTTATCTCAGCCTGATGCCCGAACTGACGTCCGATTTTCGGCAGCGTGTCAATTTGACAACGATGCAGGCCGTCTTCATCATGTTGGGCGCCTTGTTGTTTGCAGGGGTCGGATTCGTCGTGCATTGGGGCGGCTGGCGGGTGTTGGGCGTCGTCGTGGCCGGATTGACCGTCCTGTTCATGTTGCCGGTGGCAGTGCGCCTGCGCGAGCGCAACGCGGGCGCAACGCCCGCCGGGGATCGCCTTGGTTTCATCGAGGGTCTTCGCCTCACGCTGGGCAATCGCGCATTTCTGTATGTCGTATTATCCACATCGTGCTACTGGTATGGTCTCGACAGCGTCATGAAACTGTTGCCGCTGTGGACGACGGGGTATCTCGGACGCGGCGAGGACACGGTATCGCTGCTCATGGTCCCGTTCCTCGTCATGAACGTGGCTTTCTTTTTCGTGGTGAACGTGCTGGCCAAGCGCCACGGGAAGTACGCTGTCATGATGCTGACCTTCGGCGCGACCACGTTGGCCTTCGCGATGTTCGGCGTGACGGGCCTGCTTCCGTTGGGCAGTCCGTTTGTGCAGACGGTTTTTGTCATTGCCTTCGCGGGTATGGCCATCGCCGGGTTCATGGTCCTTCCGTTCGCGGTGTTGTCCGATGTGATTGACTACGACGAGAAACTGACGGGCCGCCGCCGCGAAGCGATCTATTTCGGATTCCAAGGGTCGTTCCAGAAACTGAGCCTAGGCATTTCAAGTCTGTTGTTCGGCGTGCTGGCCTACGGTCCCGATGGGGCGGTTTCAGTGCAAGGCCTGCGATCGGTTGCCCTGCTGGCCGCGGGCATCAGCGTCATCGGCATCGTCATTTTTATCGGATATCCGCTTCGCGAACGAGAAGGAACCGTGGTTTCGATACGGGAGACGATGCGGCCGTGA